Proteins co-encoded in one Candidatus Stoquefichus sp. SB1 genomic window:
- a CDS encoding NAD(P)-dependent oxidoreductase, whose translation MKVFLCEPIHEKAYQKLIEEYEVIDNKDYLSECQIVISRNLKIDRHFIDQCVALELVVIHGTGYDDVDVEYLKSKHIHLCNTPGQNALSVAELIVTMILQLSRQTTQLQHDYLTDQIHEVAPIKYLGHEITGKTLGLVGTGQIALKAAQILRDGFQMKVIGYSRSLTFTKANDLHIEHCKTMEEVFQKANFISLGTSLTPETYHMITAKQLSLMKPTAYLINTARGALIDEHDLYTFLKEKRIAGAALDVLENEPVDATYPLIHLDNVIYTPHIGGSTDEALLRVGNAVIQSINRYNNGEMWEDLLF comes from the coding sequence ATGAAAGTCTTTTTATGTGAACCAATTCATGAAAAAGCATATCAAAAGTTAATTGAAGAATATGAGGTTATTGATAATAAGGACTATTTATCCGAGTGTCAAATTGTGATTAGTCGTAATTTAAAAATTGATCGTCATTTTATTGATCAATGTGTTGCTTTAGAGTTAGTTGTTATTCATGGGACTGGATATGATGATGTGGATGTAGAATATTTAAAATCCAAACATATTCATCTCTGCAATACTCCTGGTCAAAATGCTTTAAGTGTTGCTGAATTAATTGTAACAATGATTTTACAGTTATCTCGTCAAACAACACAATTGCAACATGATTATTTAACAGATCAAATACATGAAGTGGCTCCAATAAAATACTTAGGTCATGAAATTACTGGGAAAACATTGGGGTTAGTTGGAACTGGACAGATAGCACTAAAAGCTGCTCAAATTCTTCGTGATGGTTTTCAAATGAAAGTTATTGGATATTCTCGTTCTTTAACTTTCACTAAAGCAAATGATCTTCATATTGAACATTGTAAAACAATGGAAGAAGTCTTTCAAAAAGCTAATTTTATATCTTTAGGTACATCTTTAACTCCTGAAACATATCATATGATTACAGCTAAGCAATTATCATTAATGAAACCAACTGCCTATCTTATTAATACTGCTAGAGGTGCACTTATTGATGAACATGATCTTTATACTTTTTTAAAAGAGAAAAGAATTGCGGGAGCTGCATTAGATGTTTTAGAGAATGAACCTGTTGATGCAACATATCCACTTATTCATTTAGATAATGTTATTTATACGCCACATATTGGTGGTTCTACAGATGAAGCACTTTTAAGAGTTGGAAATGCAGTAATTCAATCTATTAATAGGTATAATAATGGGGAAATGTGGGAAGATTTATTGTTTTAA
- a CDS encoding glycoside hydrolase family 25 protein: MVRDGVDVSQYQGEINWELAKKHIDFAILRCGYGQDIPGQDDPTFKRNADECTRLGIPFGVYLYSYATNERDALSEARHVLRLVANYKMEYPVYLDLEDPRVGRLSNDQIERNARVWADEMARHNYFPGFYASYYWWRTKLTGAFFTRYTKWVARYADELGAEGFDMWQYTDKGFVEGINAPVDRNYAYRDFPAEIREGGFNNFEKEEPEVPTDEYQVGDHVTFDHVYISSDSSIPLIPYMNHGTITRIVRDARNPYLIGNGLGWVNDESITGTMKYLSNPTYRGDSLVDALTQIGVDASFSSRRELAKKNGINDYTGSARQNLELLRLLKDGKLRQ, from the coding sequence ATGGTAAGAGATGGTGTAGATGTGTCACAGTATCAGGGAGAAATCAATTGGGAACTTGCTAAAAAGCATATTGATTTTGCAATTCTAAGATGTGGCTATGGACAAGATATACCTGGACAAGATGATCCTACGTTTAAAAGAAATGCAGATGAATGTACAAGATTAGGCATTCCTTTTGGTGTTTATCTTTATTCATATGCAACAAATGAAAGAGATGCTCTATCAGAAGCAAGACATGTTCTCAGATTAGTTGCTAATTACAAAATGGAATATCCAGTGTATCTTGATTTAGAAGATCCACGTGTAGGAAGATTATCAAATGATCAAATCGAAAGAAATGCTCGTGTGTGGGCAGATGAAATGGCCAGACATAATTATTTTCCAGGATTTTATGCATCATATTATTGGTGGAGAACAAAATTAACAGGAGCATTTTTTACAAGATATACAAAATGGGTTGCAAGATATGCAGATGAATTAGGTGCAGAAGGTTTTGATATGTGGCAATATACTGATAAAGGATTTGTTGAAGGAATTAATGCACCTGTTGATCGTAATTATGCATATCGTGATTTTCCAGCTGAAATTAGAGAAGGCGGATTTAACAATTTTGAAAAAGAAGAACCAGAAGTGCCAACAGATGAATATCAAGTAGGCGATCATGTGACTTTTGATCATGTTTATATTTCTTCAGATAGCAGTATACCATTGATTCCTTATATGAATCATGGAACAATCACAAGAATTGTTAGAGATGCAAGAAACCCATATTTGATTGGTAATGGTTTAGGATGGGTTAATGATGAAAGTATTACAGGGACAATGAAATATTTATCAAATCCAACTTATCGTGGTGATTCATTAGTTGATGCTTTAACACAAATTGGTGTTGATGCTTCATTCTCATCGCGTCGAGAACTTGCAAAGAAAAATGGTATCAACGATTATACGGGAAGTGCTAGACAGAATTTAGAATTATTACGTTTATTAAAAGATGGAAAGTTGAGACAATAA
- a CDS encoding YitT family protein, protein MVYAKTKEKEEWQKHVTSLICVLIASLIMSVNIKSFVRAGNLIPGGFTGLSLLIQRSTSVFWGISLPYSIINIALNALPAFIGFKMIGKKFTSYSVIMIILNSFLVDMIPVTPITYDPLLVSVFGGILNGIAIVIALYGKASSGGTDFIAVYLSNKLKKPSWNFVFGINVVILLTAGMLFGFEEAMYSIIFQFVSTQIIERFHQRDQKVTLFIVTNEPDHLEQELMNYTHHGVTHIEGKGCYLKENKAMLYTVVGADEVKDVIHLVKELDPQVFINIVKSEGITGRFYQEPIE, encoded by the coding sequence ATGGTTTACGCAAAAACAAAAGAAAAAGAAGAATGGCAAAAGCATGTGACATCGCTTATATGTGTTTTGATTGCTTCTTTGATTATGTCAGTCAATATCAAGTCATTTGTTCGTGCTGGCAATTTAATTCCAGGGGGATTTACTGGATTATCATTATTAATTCAAAGATCTACTAGTGTATTTTGGGGAATAAGCTTACCTTATTCTATCATAAATATTGCTTTAAATGCTTTACCAGCTTTTATTGGTTTTAAAATGATTGGTAAAAAGTTTACCAGTTATTCTGTGATTATGATTATACTTAATTCATTTCTTGTTGATATGATACCAGTGACACCTATTACATATGATCCATTATTAGTTTCTGTTTTTGGTGGAATCTTAAATGGTATTGCTATTGTTATTGCATTATATGGAAAAGCATCAAGTGGAGGAACAGATTTTATAGCTGTTTATCTATCAAATAAATTAAAAAAACCTTCATGGAACTTTGTTTTTGGTATTAATGTTGTTATTTTATTAACTGCTGGAATGTTATTTGGTTTTGAAGAAGCAATGTATTCAATTATATTTCAATTTGTTTCTACTCAAATTATAGAAAGATTCCATCAAAGAGATCAAAAAGTTACATTATTTATTGTTACAAATGAACCAGATCATTTAGAACAAGAATTAATGAACTATACTCATCATGGAGTCACACATATAGAGGGGAAAGGTTGTTATTTAAAAGAAAATAAAGCTATGTTATATACTGTTGTTGGAGCTGATGAAGTCAAAGATGTTATTCATCTGGTAAAAGAATTGGATCCACAAGTCTTTATAAATATTGTTAAATCAGAAGGGATTACAGGTCGTTTTTATCAAGAACCGATAGAATAA
- a CDS encoding nucleotidyltransferase domain-containing protein: protein MKDIILQKLKDIEKKEDVTILYAVESGSRAWGFESQDSDYDVRFIYVRKEKDYLSLFPKKDVIEYELNSIFDISGWDIQKVLKLAQKSNPTLYEWIHSPIVYYALPLWNDLLPFFDSTVQLSKLIKHYYYMTFNHYDSQFLTSKKYFYVLRTMLCCLWIIRSQTLPPVPFMQLVEAQLDPTYHELIHKMMNTKKSKEETYVSEDFSKMNTYIEEQLHFIKQHLDDQYDFNEVNQEDLNSMFLHILKETS from the coding sequence ATGAAAGATATCATTTTACAAAAACTTAAAGATATTGAGAAAAAAGAAGATGTAACTATCCTTTATGCAGTAGAATCAGGAAGTCGTGCTTGGGGTTTTGAGTCACAAGATAGTGATTATGATGTCCGCTTCATCTATGTAAGAAAAGAAAAAGATTATCTTAGTCTTTTTCCTAAAAAAGATGTTATTGAATATGAATTAAACAGTATTTTTGATATTAGTGGTTGGGATATTCAAAAAGTTTTAAAACTTGCTCAAAAATCTAACCCTACCCTTTATGAATGGATTCATTCACCTATCGTTTATTACGCATTACCTTTATGGAATGACTTGCTTCCATTTTTTGATAGTACTGTTCAATTATCAAAACTCATTAAACATTACTATTATATGACTTTCAATCATTATGACTCTCAATTCCTCACTAGTAAAAAATATTTTTATGTTTTACGTACGATGCTATGTTGTTTATGGATTATTCGATCTCAGACACTTCCACCTGTACCATTCATGCAACTTGTAGAAGCACAATTAGATCCAACTTATCATGAACTTATTCATAAAATGATGAATACAAAAAAGTCAAAAGAAGAAACTTATGTTTCTGAAGATTTCAGTAAAATGAATACTTATATTGAAGAACAATTACACTTTATTAAACAGCATCTTGATGATCAATATGATTTTAATGAAGTCAATCAAGAAGATTTAAATTCTATGTTTTTGCATATTTTAAAAGAAACATCCTAA